The Bacillus sp. NEB1478 genome contains the following window.
CGGCAGCAATAGCAGCCCTGAATCCAGAGGAGAATACCCGCGGAGTGACTGCAGGTAGATTGGAAGCAAAAACATGCCTGAAAATAAGCTGATGGTCAATACAATGTTAATAATCGCTGATAAGGAGAATATTCCGTAATTAAAAATCCGCATATCAAGCAGCGGTTTTTCAATACGAAGCTGTCTGATCGTAAATATGATAAGAAGGAACGCACCTGTAATCATTGTTGAAAGAACAATAAGATCATCCCAGCCATCGTTGCCTGCTTCGCTGAATCCATAGAGAAGAAGCGACATTCCTGCAAGGGACGTAAACACAGACAATCCGTCAACTTTAACCTTTTTAGGAGGCTGAATATCTTTCAAGCTGAAAAAGGCAAAGATCAGTACGATTCCTCCCAGTGGAACCATACCTGTAAAGAGAAGGTGCCAGTCATAGTTTTGTACGACCCATCCCGAAAGAGTAGGACCTACCGCTGGTGCAAACATCATGGCAAGACCGAAAATCCCCATTCCCTTCCCTCTGATTTCAGGAGGGAATATAAAGATAATGATCGTCATGACAAGTGGTGCGAGTACTCCTCCGCCAATGGCTTGGATCAAACGTCCGATCAGCATTACAGGGAATCCTGTTGCTATTCCGCAGATTAATGAACCAAGTGTGAAGCAGAACATAGCAAACAAAAATAGACGGCGGACCGCGAAACGTTCAATCAAAAAAGGTGACAATGGAATAAGTGCCCCATTTACCAGCATATATCCTGTCAATAACCATTGAGCCGTATTTGCTGAAACTCCGAATTCCGTAATTAAATGAGGAATCGCTACATTTAATAACGTCTGGTTCAAGATGGCAAGGAACAATCCAATCATCAGTATGACCAATAAAGGAATATATCGTGTTATATCATGTGAATCTTGCGGCTTTTGAAATTCGTTTGTCATTTATGTCTTCCTCCTTTCTAGAAAGTAAGGGCTCTAAACGATGATTATT
Protein-coding sequences here:
- a CDS encoding DHA2 family efflux MFS transporter permease subunit — protein: MTNEFQKPQDSHDITRYIPLLVILMIGLFLAILNQTLLNVAIPHLITEFGVSANTAQWLLTGYMLVNGALIPLSPFLIERFAVRRLFLFAMFCFTLGSLICGIATGFPVMLIGRLIQAIGGGVLAPLVMTIIIFIFPPEIRGKGMGIFGLAMMFAPAVGPTLSGWVVQNYDWHLLFTGMVPLGGIVLIFAFFSLKDIQPPKKVKVDGLSVFTSLAGMSLLLYGFSEAGNDGWDDLIVLSTMITGAFLLIIFTIRQLRIEKPLLDMRIFNYGIFSLSAIINIVLTISLFSGMFLLPIYLQSLRGYSPLDSGLLLLPGAIIMLIMSPVSGILFDKVGPRPLAIFGMAITTVTTYLFTRLTMETPFSFIVVIYMFRMFGMSFLMMPIMTAGLNQLPKHLSSHGTSMSNTLRQVSGSIGISLITTIFTNRTTFHMNEMQTSMNTADPFFMNSFNEFVQKIAMSLHLPLAQAQQQAAKILFGKASQQSSVYGINDAFIWATVISAIGLILSFFLRDVRKDKAKAAAATPQKDEVLLLPSPKNVS